TCGAGCATAGTTATTGGCCGCATCTTCCTTTCCCGAAATCAGTTGCTCCGGATGGTAGAGGTCCCTCATGCAGCCGTTCCTCACATCATCGATGACCGTCGGTTCCAGATCGACGAAAATCGAGCGGGGCACTTGCTTCCCGTTGCCGGTCTCCGTGAAGAAGGTTCTAGCATCATTGGCCGAGGTGTCGTGACCCACACTGGCACTGCTCCCGCTGGCCGTCAGCTCCTCCTTGGTCTTCAGGCTGCCGTCCAGGTTGATGCCGTGCTCCAGGAGGTACAGCTCCCAGCAGGCATTGCCGATCTGGATGCCGCACTGGCCAACCTGGATGGAGATTACTTCGCGCTGGTGGGGGAAATAATGAAAGTGGTGAGCTGGGCAAGAGAAGGCGCCATTGTTTAAGGTTAGGTTAGGTCCTCCCAttgcattttataaattaagtgCATTGCTCACAATAACTAAGAGATCAAGATCAATATCATAGGAAgaagaaataatattaatttatcctTGGAACattttatgaatttaaatcaaaaattggaaTTAAAGATTCCTTAAAAAACTTGATTGTCTTTTATGATCCGTAGAATGAACtttctttataaaaattttaagatCGTTTTAGATTTCTACGATTATTGGTAAGACCTTTCCTAAAATAAGATAATAATCTAAGATATGTGACGATTAGTTTTCCAATAAACCTTTATTAATTTTCACTTCCCACTTTTCTAACACAAATTTTCTGAATTTAAAGTTCACTTTCCGTTTTTCAAACTTCTTAAGCTACAAAGTTTTTTCTCAccattttattagtttttttgCTGGACTAAAATTGGagtatacaaattaaaatctacTTCGGGaccttttttatatattttttggtcGCCACGCGAAAAGTGCAGCCTCAGGTTAGTTGGTTCGTTGGTTGGGGAGTCACTGGAATAGCACCGTTACAGTGCGCCAAAGAGGAATGTCAAATTGGGAGACAGGGCTGCTCTCCAATTATCATTCCAAGGTTTTTCCAATCCATTTATGGCGGCTTATCGATAccaatttgaaaatatatgtatttatatatgtatctcACGGTTTAATTTACATTAACGCAAAACATGGTACAGTTTAGGTGTCCTCAGAAgtgatttatttttacaaatttttatattgaCAAATGCACTCtacttgaataaatattttatggcatCTTAAGTATTCATTTGTTTCTCTAAAGAGTGATTATTTCGTGCGAATTAAATTCAACCTCTCCAGGCACCTACATTTGTGCACCAAAATCTTTAtagataaaatatttcaacttaaatttaaagtgggacgaaaataaattcattgaACCTGACACAATAAATATCCATTTAGGTATACTAGTCCTTGCGAAATCCGGGGGGCAGCGTCACATCAAAAACGATGGGGGCATTGTTGGGTAGGTAATTAATGTCACAGGTTGAGGCATTCACAAAGATGATCCTGCCATCGCTGGTGATGCCGTAGCCTTCGTGCACATGTCCAAAAACATGGTATTTCGGGCGCACTCGTTGCTGAACTGTGCTGAGTAACTCCACGCAACCGGCTCTTACGCCGGAGCAGCAGAGATCTCCATGACCAACGGGCGGCGTGTGGGTAACCAGAATGTCGATGCCTTTCGGGATTTGATTCCATTTGTCCAAACATGCAGTCCCACGCGGGACATTAAAGGCCCAGCGGCAGAATTCTGGCTGCCATGGTGATCCATAAATTTGAATGCCCCAAATCTCGAGCAGTTCATCCTCCAAATACCGACAGTTGGTCAAAACATCTCGGACATTCTGCGTTTGCACAGCGCTCTCCAAATTCTCCTTGGCATTGCCCAAGGTGGGCAGATCATCGAGGATGGACATGCCAGTGTGTTTGCTGCTCGAAGCATGAGCTTTGCTCTTCTGGAAAGGGTGAGTGAAGGTTCTGTCGAAGCTGAGCTCATGATTGCCAGCAATCACGATCTTGTGACGGTGGGGCAGTGCTCCAATCCAAGTGTTGaactcctccacctcctccagcTGGCCGCACTTCGTGAAATCTCCGGCATGAATGAATATATCGCCATCTGGTATGTCGAACTTAATGTAGGGCGTCAAGGAGTGCGTGTCGGACATGCAAACCACTCTCGCCTTGTTGGGAGCCActgtggtggtgggtggcttCATCGTCACCTTGATCACCCGCTGCGTTTTGCTGATCTCCTTCCAAGCGGATGTGGGGTCCTGGCTTAGCGGATGCACTGGCACTTCCATTTTAATATCTGCAATTGTAGCGGCTGGGTATTACTATGTAATTTCTTATGCAGAACAATATTATTCTAGATAGTAAGAGCCATAAAACGTGGCTACGAATGTTATTTTACTAAGACAGTATCTTAGTTTTAAAGTACTGTGAATTATTGGTTTTAGCTGTGATTCATATTGTGTTTGCATTTGATACGACTCAATGCAGATACATTTGTGTAAAAAGGACAGTCACCTAAGAAGAATTATGCCAATATAATTGGTCTTTGTCCCAGTTTTAGAAGTACATGTAACTATATCTTAAAAGTGTTGATAAAAATCATAACTAGTCCAGTTAAAGACTTCATTTGTCAGAATCAATACTTTTCATTCCTTTTACTTACTATTATTTATGAACTTTCCTAACGATTCTTCCTGTTTAGCTTCTTTGCGACTCGTCGGCCGCTGATTGTTTTGCCATTGTGTTAGGCCTTTAACCACTTGTCGCTATCGCCGCCGACATGGTCGAGCACGCGTTTATTTATGTTTAGTCAAGTATTTGCAGATAAATGCGATACTAATTTGATAATACCAATCAAAATACAAGAAATTGACTGTTCACGCGTGACGTCATTGCCGGGGCAAACAGCTGAGTGCCGATAGCGCAACGTAATGAAACGTAACGCACAATCGCCTATCGATTGGCAACTTTGTAGCGTAGCCCtggtcaaaacaaaaatcagcTGCTTTATAATTTTCTGCTTCTTCGCTACGCGTAAATTTTCGTGCAAcatttgcaataaaaacgTTCTTAAAATTGTCTAAATCAAATTGGAAATTGTGTATTTTTCGTGTGCAAGTGTGCTCAAGAATAATAGCAGTGTTCTTCGAGTGTTTAAAGACGTGAAAAGTGATTACCAGGTGAAATTCCACGCTGGGCAAGCAAAAAATGGCCGCAGCTGCAACTTTTGCAGACGCGTATTGTTTTTAgccataaattattaattaggTTGTGTATTCGATTGCGATGGATCAATTGGAGCTGCAGGAggatttgtttgccttggACGCAGGTGCTGCAGGTGAGTTATTCGCACTTGTCtgttttttattacatttcaGCTGCATAAGAGGCCATTTTTGGGATTTAAACAGCCTTCTGCGTGATTTTCTCGTTTTTCCCTTTTACATGGCGGCGAATCACTTGCAATAAACTGCACTTGTTCttagttttatgcttttgttGCTAATTGCATACGCCCACTTATTGTTTGTTCGTGTGCGATgtcgtctgtgtgtgtgtgtgtgttatctGACTGCATTTCACTCACTGCCTCGCCTCTTTTGTTCTCTCCCCCCTCCCACATACACCTTCACACACTTCACCTCCTTTGCATCTGTTTATCCGTTatccatttgtttgtttgctttgtctTCCTCATTTGTTAAGTGATGATTCACTTTGATGCCGGCcatccacacacactcgccatctctctctctcacccACTCTCTACCTCTTGCTCGCACTTGCACGCCTAATCAAAATGAACAATTTATACTTTTGATTCACTGTACTACAGTGGAACACGTTCTTAGCTCTTCGGCACAGGAAACGGTTTGTTTACTTTGAAAAACTCCTATCCTAAGAGCTCCTCAGTGTTTATATGTACAATATCTTCACAGAGAGTCGCCGGTGTGTTTGGGCgtctataaaaatatttacctCTTCTCCCGATTTATAGATCAAAGTTGGATTTTCATTCTAATTTGGGCTTCTTTGTTTACACTTGGGTATCGCCAATTTTGCAACAAAgggatataaatatatatgttcaTATGTTAGGTTTTTGCTTAAATCAGAGAACTTTAATGCTTGCTGTGGGACTTTGTCGCTAGGGAACCATTCGTTTTATGGGAAGCACTTAAAAAAGTAATATTacaatatatgtaaatatgtacaGTATGTAGTTACTTCAAATCGTATTCGAACTCAAAAGATGTGGGATATAAATGaatgattaaaaataattaataaaaaaaggaacgcaaatgtaattaaatataaaaatttaattgaaatgattGCATTACTAGTTTATGCTTATTTACATACCAAAAATAATGAACACAAGCTGTGCAATAACTAATGCAGCTTTGCCCCAAACAAATGAGTGTGCATCCACCGTTGACATAATGCAGTTTACATCGCGTCCTTtgtcttcatttatttatggattCAACGTTTCTCTTTTCCATCCTTTTTTATGGCGCACAGCAATTTTTCATTATATTCCGAGATTGATTTACCGCCGATTTAAGCCGGTACGCGTACCGATGTGGCGCTATCTCAATGTTTGCCCGCGGAAAAAACACACGCCCCTCAAACGAACCCACCCACTCATTTCGAAGCTTTTCATTCACAatcgcaacaacaacaaaaaaaaaaaaggcggGAAAAGCAGAGTGCCAAATAAACCTTGATAATGACATTCAGCACTGAAAGAggaagaaaagcaaaacaaacgtCTGGCGTCAATGGGTGGGTTGGGATTATATTTCTATTTGGTTTGGCTGCTCTttcagcagcaccaccatcgCTACCACCATCACtaccatcaccaccaccacctggCAGTTATCCAACGGATTTTGTAGCGCAGTGTGGCAAAATTAGAAAATTCCGCCAGCCATCCAAAGTCAAATGTCGAGTCGTCGTTACCATCACCTGTGCGAAATTGCATAAGTTCGGGCTCCAAACGCTCGTACATCagcccattttcattttcattcccATTTTCGTTCTCGTTTTGGTTCTCATTTGTTTGCCCGCCGTCGAGCCACAAAGTACCGATACCAGAGGGAAAATACACTAGTCCGCTTCCAAATCGGAGAGggaaaatatattcatatagCTCACTTggggccaacaaaaaaaaatcaagtgCGTTCCCAATTCTTTTTGGTGGTATTTGGTGTTAAGTGCGTTCCGGTCGCGTGTTTGCCTTCTCGAATCGCGTGCCAGTCCATCATTTGGTAGTAGCAACTCCTAGTTATGTGGTGGGCGTGATGTAATTCGCCAATTGCAATAAAAGCAGTTAACTAATTCAGCAAACCAATATTGTACAAATGGAAAGTGCCCGCGCTTGTGCCAAAGTGCTAATTATTCGTACATATGGCAAACAATCTGGGCGCGTTCATAATCAATTTAACTGTTTGTCGTTACAAAATGCTTCCCTCGGCattgtttttttattgttatgttcgtttatttactttttcaagTTTGTGAAATCAATTTACACAAAGTTTGTTTAGGAATTCGCCAAGGCAGTTTCTTATTTCCATAAAGGAAAATCAGCGGGTGAACTTTACAGAGTCTAACTTCAGAAACTGCGACTATTTCCAGCAAAAGTTTCGGgtttgataaatatttttaatatttgataaatattGGTATTAAAATTGCAGTGTAAGAGagtaaatactatttaaaaCCCATCAAATGAGTATCCACCGATTTCgtgttttcaatttgtattGATAAATCTTTTTAAAGAAGCTACCCTGTCTATTTGAATCCCAATTTCTAATCCCTTCTGCAAAGTGGAGGGCACACTTGCCATGAATCGAATTTCCGCGGTTTTCCACATGGAATTCGGGTTAAGGACGTCCTGTGAAGTGTAGTAGTTGGAGCTCAGCTCCAGCCTTGGCTCTCTGCGGGATTTCCACGCTGTCTAGGGCGGAAAGTTTTCCACTTAGCACTTCTCTGCGGG
This portion of the Drosophila santomea strain STO CAGO 1482 chromosome 3L, Prin_Dsan_1.1, whole genome shotgun sequence genome encodes:
- the LOC120447509 gene encoding UPF0046 protein C25E10.12 isoform X2, with protein sequence MEVPVHPLSQDPTSAWKEISKTQRVIKVTMKPPTTTVAPNKARVVCMSDTHSLTPYIKFDIPDGDIFIHAGDFTKCGQLEEVEEFNTWIGALPHRHKIVIAGNHELSFDRTFTHPFQKSKAHASSSKHTGMSILDDLPTLGNAKENLESAVQTQNVRDVLTNCRYLEDELLEIWGIQIYGSPWQPEFCRWAFNVPRGTACLDKWNQIPKGIDILVTHTPPVGHGDLCCSGVRAGCVELLSTVQQRVRPKYHVFGHVHEGYGITSDGRIIFVNASTCDINYLPNNAPIVFDVTLPPGFRKD
- the LOC120447509 gene encoding UPF0046 protein C25E10.12 isoform X1 translates to MCLSVFRCPNNNIKMEVPVHPLSQDPTSAWKEISKTQRVIKVTMKPPTTTVAPNKARVVCMSDTHSLTPYIKFDIPDGDIFIHAGDFTKCGQLEEVEEFNTWIGALPHRHKIVIAGNHELSFDRTFTHPFQKSKAHASSSKHTGMSILDDLPTLGNAKENLESAVQTQNVRDVLTNCRYLEDELLEIWGIQIYGSPWQPEFCRWAFNVPRGTACLDKWNQIPKGIDILVTHTPPVGHGDLCCSGVRAGCVELLSTVQQRVRPKYHVFGHVHEGYGITSDGRIIFVNASTCDINYLPNNAPIVFDVTLPPGFRKD